One window of the Mycoplasmopsis anatis genome contains the following:
- the smpB gene encoding SsrA-binding protein gives MKILSSNKRDLRNYEIIDKYECGISLQGWEVKSARATHVSLTNSYCSIYKNEIYLKDAYFGKYMDVKCDEYQDRKLLMHKREIVKLKFENEAKQLTIIPTKIYFNNQSKIKVEIALVKGLKKYDKRDKIAKEETEKRLRKVLQNY, from the coding sequence ATGAAAATTCTAAGTAGTAATAAAAGAGATCTTCGTAATTATGAAATTATTGATAAATATGAGTGTGGAATTTCTCTACAAGGTTGAGAAGTTAAAAGTGCACGTGCTACACATGTTTCACTTACTAATTCATATTGTTCGATTTATAAAAATGAAATTTATCTCAAGGATGCATATTTTGGAAAATATATGGATGTCAAATGTGATGAGTATCAAGATCGTAAACTTTTAATGCATAAACGTGAAATTGTGAAGTTAAAATTTGAGAATGAGGCTAAACAACTAACAATTATCCCTACTAAAATCTATTTTAATAACCAATCTAAAATTAAAGTTGAAATCGCATTAGTAAAAGGGCTCAAAAAATATGATAAAAGAGATAAAATTGCTAAAGAAGAAACTGAAAAAAGACTTAGAAAAGTACTTCAAAATTACTAA
- the nagA gene encoding N-acetylglucosamine-6-phosphate deacetylase yields the protein MLIKNVKIVNHDKTINNADILIEKGKIKQITEKKGTAKYLAVPGFIDTHIHGFYNEDVMNGQKSCEIISRELAKSGVTSFMPTAMTNDWEVILKSLTEIAKNENWISKSLGIHIEGPFIGETKKGAHKKEWLKIATNELIDQMYYASETKLKKISFDPLNVPIEVMKHMIELGIIPSIGHSSADFQKSQLYFSNGCNSVCHLWNAMSGVDSRNPGMVQASLYNDKPYVELICDLKHIAPETVLFTIKNKGADKIICISDAIKPAYYKDGDNISGGIPVTKNGLLITLKGTNTIAGSGISIHDAFKNLVSLGVALEDVVKMTSYNSAVYLKRNDIGRIEEKKIADIVIMDKNTYDIQEVYISGKKLGEEI from the coding sequence ATGTTAATTAAAAATGTGAAAATTGTAAATCATGATAAAACAATAAATAATGCAGATATTTTGATCGAAAAAGGAAAAATTAAGCAAATTACTGAAAAAAAAGGTACTGCAAAATATTTAGCTGTTCCAGGCTTTATAGACACACATATTCATGGTTTTTATAATGAAGATGTTATGAATGGCCAAAAATCCTGTGAAATAATTTCACGTGAATTAGCTAAAAGTGGTGTTACTTCATTTATGCCAACCGCTATGACTAATGATTGAGAAGTGATATTAAAATCACTTACTGAAATTGCAAAGAATGAAAATTGAATATCTAAGTCTTTAGGAATTCACATCGAAGGACCTTTCATTGGTGAAACAAAAAAAGGTGCACATAAAAAAGAGTGATTAAAAATAGCAACAAATGAATTAATTGATCAAATGTACTATGCTAGTGAAACTAAACTGAAGAAAATTTCTTTTGATCCATTGAACGTCCCAATTGAAGTTATGAAACATATGATTGAGCTCGGAATTATTCCATCGATTGGTCATTCTTCAGCAGATTTTCAAAAATCACAATTGTATTTTAGTAATGGATGTAATTCAGTCTGCCACTTGTGAAATGCTATGAGTGGTGTAGATTCAAGAAATCCAGGAATGGTTCAAGCTTCATTATACAATGACAAACCATATGTTGAGCTCATTTGTGACTTAAAACACATCGCACCAGAAACAGTTCTATTTACAATCAAAAATAAAGGCGCTGATAAAATAATTTGTATCAGTGATGCAATTAAACCAGCATATTACAAAGATGGAGATAATATCTCTGGAGGAATTCCAGTAACAAAAAATGGATTATTAATTACTTTAAAAGGAACTAATACTATTGCTGGAAGTGGAATTTCTATTCATGATGCATTCAAGAATTTAGTTTCTCTTGGTGTAGCTCTAGAAGATGTTGTAAAGATGACTTCCTATAACTCTGCAGTATATCTCAAAAGAAATGATATAGGTAGAATTGAAGAGAAGAAAATTGCCGATATTGTAATCATGGATAAAAACACTTACGATATACAAGAAGTATATATCTCAGGTAAAAAATTAGGAGAAGAAATTTAA
- the nagB gene encoding glucosamine-6-phosphate deaminase produces the protein MKTIICKDYEEVSKVAADFFEKQIKEKPNSKLCFATGSSPIKTYQNLIQRVKEGRISFKDITTFNLDEYVGIPYDNKCSYHYFMNDNLFNHIDLKRENINLPEGLGDLVENAKKYEQKIKDMGGIDFMILGIGTNAHIAFNEPGSKKDERTREVKLTPSTIESNKIYFDNPNDIPKTAISMGIGTILEAKKIILIASGKSKADAIYKTLNAPISEDVPSSFLREHNDVTLIIDEDAASLL, from the coding sequence ATGAAAACAATTATTTGTAAAGATTATGAAGAAGTATCAAAAGTAGCTGCAGATTTTTTTGAAAAACAAATTAAAGAAAAACCAAATTCAAAACTATGCTTTGCTACAGGAAGTTCACCGATTAAAACTTACCAAAATTTAATTCAAAGAGTTAAAGAAGGAAGAATCAGTTTTAAAGATATTACTACTTTTAACTTAGATGAGTATGTTGGAATTCCTTATGATAATAAATGCTCATATCACTATTTTATGAATGATAATTTATTTAATCATATCGATTTAAAAAGAGAAAATATTAATTTACCCGAAGGTTTAGGTGATTTAGTTGAAAATGCTAAGAAATATGAACAAAAAATCAAGGATATGGGTGGTATTGACTTTATGATTCTAGGAATTGGTACAAATGCCCACATCGCCTTTAATGAACCAGGAAGCAAAAAAGATGAAAGAACTAGAGAAGTTAAACTTACACCTAGTACTATTGAATCAAATAAAATATATTTTGATAATCCTAATGATATTCCTAAAACTGCTATTTCAATGGGGATCGGTACTATTCTTGAAGCTAAAAAAATTATTTTAATAGCTTCAGGTAAATCTAAAGCTGATGCTATTTATAAAACATTAAACGCACCAATTTCTGAAGATGTTCCTTCAAGTTTTTTAAGAGAGCATAATGATGTTACTTTAATTATTGATGAAGATGCTGCAAGTTTATTATAA
- a CDS encoding N-acetylmuramic acid 6-phosphate etherase: MKQNLDKKSISELIELYWINQKDIIEKLMNKNDILEKIINLSVNAIKHNGRVIYIGAGTSGRIGMLDALDILPTFGEKNWFIYQMAGSDEAILKSLEGYEDDFELGAKDAIKLKINQNDLLIGLSVSGNTKYVNGFFSVGTERKSKKVLITENKDGLISPNSDIVYEFESNPEFIQGSTRLKAGTIQKILLNAISTITAIKLNKVYDDLMIDLTPINEKLVQRSIEIVKQITNADFEIAKNTYLEVKNVKVACVMIAKKVDKIKASELLVKYNNNLREVLEC, translated from the coding sequence ATGAAACAAAATTTAGATAAGAAATCAATTAGTGAATTAATTGAACTATATTGAATCAATCAAAAAGATATTATTGAAAAATTAATGAATAAAAATGACATTCTAGAAAAAATAATAAATCTTTCAGTAAATGCAATAAAACATAATGGACGTGTAATTTATATTGGAGCAGGTACTAGTGGAAGAATTGGGATGCTAGATGCTTTGGATATTTTACCAACCTTTGGTGAGAAAAATTGATTTATTTACCAAATGGCAGGTTCAGATGAAGCTATTTTAAAATCACTTGAAGGTTATGAGGATGATTTTGAATTGGGTGCAAAAGATGCAATTAAATTAAAAATTAATCAAAATGACCTACTTATAGGTTTAAGTGTTTCGGGCAATACTAAATATGTAAATGGATTTTTTAGTGTGGGTACGGAAAGAAAATCTAAAAAAGTTTTAATCACCGAAAATAAAGACGGTTTAATTTCACCTAATTCAGATATTGTTTATGAATTTGAATCCAACCCTGAGTTTATCCAAGGTTCCACAAGGCTTAAAGCAGGTACGATTCAAAAAATTTTACTTAATGCTATAAGCACAATTACAGCAATAAAATTAAACAAAGTTTATGATGATTTAATGATTGATTTAACACCTATAAATGAAAAATTAGTTCAAAGATCCATTGAAATTGTCAAACAAATTACAAACGCAGATTTCGAAATAGCTAAAAATACTTATTTGGAAGTTAAAAATGTAAAAGTAGCTTGTGTCATGATTGCTAAAAAAGTTGATAAAATAAAAGCGAGTGAATTATTAGTTAAATATAATAATAATTTAAGAGAGGTTTTAGAATGTTAA
- a CDS encoding MATE family efflux transporter, with translation MNFFWLKKEQKNSNVTDKQARAKLLFENTPVKKAIFIVAIPGLATSLMLGLAAFLNQIFILNFVPDTIFLLNTTAHGASQSGILYDYLPSGYVHLNREQFDLIYNAYNIITPISDRINELNTNQVSSIAVNANAPFTIFSNSIVFLIPVGTSVYYTKCVSKGFERTGKDLWSTAFYATIVCSILATLIMYITLWSGLVEQIASRTKFESSSLYMIDRNAELLSKFNEWGISNYKPSQIIQQYYNSARDISISWAKLYIYIYCGGTLIQGMYLLLSYLIRAEGKNVYVMFWAIVANIFDVILNVLLIRVAKMGILGAAISTILAWSVNLIAYVIYVYKNNKSQTTWLSIHHLINFKFRYKFLGPVGLLGFSGFIRSVGVAVGSLVITLLLTKLPYSNGASNVYLWAKASPIITLFFLALFGIADGARSLLSYAYTKRDVNRVKQVYWYALMISFGYALIVYTIVAILAPHFLYLLRVEPEVMNKACIYLRINMLRLAFYSFATGAMLLFQGTNNIKNSIIATSMEGFLTFFIVMGISVGFGFLLSNYGVDDFNSALVISIGYASNSLIAGLINFTISTIYLKKKIPNIDNIKLSWSRKIEHKFFAEAELYEKQYLQSTQH, from the coding sequence ATGAATTTTTTTTGGTTAAAAAAAGAACAAAAAAATTCAAATGTTACAGATAAACAAGCTCGTGCTAAACTACTTTTTGAAAACACACCAGTAAAAAAAGCAATCTTTATAGTAGCTATTCCTGGGTTAGCCACTTCATTAATGTTAGGTTTAGCCGCTTTCTTAAACCAAATTTTTATTCTAAATTTTGTTCCGGATACAATATTTTTACTAAATACTACAGCTCATGGAGCGTCACAAAGTGGAATTCTATATGATTACTTACCAAGTGGATATGTACATCTTAATCGTGAACAGTTTGATTTAATTTATAATGCATATAACATCATAACGCCAATTAGTGATCGAATAAATGAATTAAATACTAACCAAGTTAGTTCGATTGCAGTTAATGCTAATGCACCTTTTACAATATTTAGTAATTCAATAGTTTTTTTAATACCTGTTGGTACTAGTGTTTATTACACCAAATGTGTTTCGAAAGGATTTGAAAGAACTGGTAAAGATTTATGAAGTACAGCATTTTATGCAACAATTGTTTGCTCAATTTTAGCAACTTTAATTATGTACATCACTTTATGAAGTGGTTTAGTTGAACAAATCGCTTCAAGAACTAAGTTTGAATCTTCATCTCTTTATATGATTGACAGAAATGCTGAGTTACTGTCAAAATTTAACGAGTGAGGAATTTCGAATTATAAACCAAGCCAAATAATTCAACAATACTATAATTCTGCTAGAGACATTAGTATAAGTTGAGCAAAATTATACATTTATATTTACTGTGGTGGAACTCTTATTCAAGGTATGTATTTACTTCTTAGTTATTTAATAAGAGCAGAAGGTAAAAATGTATATGTAATGTTTTGAGCTATAGTTGCGAATATATTTGACGTTATATTAAATGTATTGTTAATTCGTGTTGCTAAAATGGGTATATTAGGTGCAGCAATTTCAACTATTTTGGCTTGAAGTGTTAATCTAATAGCTTATGTTATTTATGTTTATAAAAATAATAAATCCCAAACTACATGATTAAGTATTCATCATTTAATTAACTTTAAATTTAGATATAAATTTCTTGGACCAGTTGGACTACTTGGTTTTAGTGGATTTATCCGTTCAGTTGGGGTTGCGGTTGGTTCATTAGTAATTACATTATTACTAACTAAATTACCATATAGCAATGGTGCATCGAATGTATATCTTTGAGCTAAAGCATCACCAATAATAACTTTATTTTTCTTAGCATTATTTGGAATTGCTGATGGAGCTAGAAGTTTATTAAGTTATGCTTACACCAAACGCGATGTAAATAGAGTAAAACAAGTTTATTGATATGCCTTAATGATATCTTTTGGATATGCATTGATAGTTTATACAATAGTAGCAATACTAGCACCTCATTTCTTATACTTACTAAGAGTTGAACCAGAAGTTATGAACAAAGCTTGTATTTATTTAAGAATAAATATGCTTAGACTTGCATTTTACTCATTTGCTACAGGTGCTATGTTACTATTCCAAGGAACTAATAATATTAAAAACTCCATTATTGCCACCTCTATGGAAGGATTCCTTACATTCTTTATCGTGATGGGAATTAGTGTAGGATTTGGATTTTTATTAAGTAATTATGGAGTGGATGATTTTAATTCAGCTTTAGTTATTTCAATAGGTTATGCAAGTAATAGTTTAATTGCTGGATTAATCAACTTCACTATTAGTACTATTTATCTAAAGAAAAAGATCCCTAACATCGATAACATTAAGCTTAGTTGAAGTAGAAAAATTGAGCATAAATTCTTCGCCGAAGCTGAACTTTATGAAAAACAATATCTTCAAAGCACACAACATTAG